The nucleotide sequence ATACTTGCATTGCCAGATCTATTAGCGTACATCTGCATGTTGCCAATAATTTTGCGATTAGCCTTTATGTCTTCTGCAGTATCAAGCTTACCTAGTTTTTTCTGTTCTTGCGAAAACAAACCTGCGTAACATTTTTTAACTGCATCATGCTCACCAATCTCCCCAAAAGCTTTTAGCGCAGTATAATAGTCCCCTTTAGAGAAATAATATGCACCCTTGTTGTGATATATAGAATTATTAAGTTTAGCCCGATCAAGGGAATACTGGGCGAAGTTGAGGGCTTTTTTGTATTCGTTTCCTCGCATAAAATAAATTGCACCATTGTGGCCAGCCATATGAATAAGCTTAGGCTCATCGCTTTGTTTGGCGTACTTTAGGGCCTTAGCGTAGCTAGAACTGCCACAAAAATCTACCACGACATTATTATAGGCAGCTGCCAGGTTCTTTTCGACAATGTCGCGCTGACTACTGAGTATGTAGGCAATACGGGCAGACTCTAGCAGTGACTCGGCAGAAACATCGTGGGTCTTAAAATATTGGTCGCTAACATCAAGTAGATTTATACTTACAATCTCTTCGATAGGTAATAAATTCTGGTTAGGCTTTTTGTAGTTAGCGAAAGTTCCACTGGTGGCCTCAATATCAGCGCCCTTAAAATGCAGTGCGACATGACCCGGATAAGTCTTTATTTCTAGGTCCTTAATATCATGTCTTAGCGAATAAAGGTGTATATATAATGTAACAATTTGGTTGCAATCACCCTCCAGCATATTTTTGCCCGGATCCTTCAAGAGTTCTCCAAAAGTACAAGATTTGCGGTATTTGTAGCGCCCAGCATGCGGGGACAAGTATGACATTATACTGCGCAGGTATTGCAGCTGCTCAGCATGCTCGGAGAGATTTTTGCTATCTATGCCAGCTGCACTAATCTCGGCCAAGACTTGATCTACAGAATGTTTGTTTTTAGACAAATAAATCTCAAAGCTGCTGGCAATGGCCAGAGAGTTATTATAGAGCTCGCGCCTTTTTGCTTTTTTTAGGTATTTATAGCCGCGGTATTTGAATTCACTCCAAAGATTAATACCTATAATGTTGTTTTGCAAGAACCAGTCTAGATCTTTCCTGATATCATCTTTAGTTTGGTGCTCATCTAGCTTGGCAAAAAACTTAGCCACCCTGCGCTCGCTAGGGTCAGTGTTATTACTAAATAAATAAAATATTTTTTGAAAAATGTTCATGCTATATTGTGGCGGTCTTATTCTAGCGTTAAAATCAGCGTACTAACTACAGCAGCTTCTTGATATCGTCTTCCATTTTGATTGGTTCTAGATTGCTAGCAAATCGGGCTACGACATTACCTTCTCTATCAATCAAAAACTTTGTAAAGTTCCATTTTATGGCACTTAGTAAGCCGCCTTTTTGTTTTTTTAGGTATTTATACAGAGGGTCGGCATTTTTGCCGTTGACATCAATCTTTGCGAAAGTCTCAAAAGTTGTTTTATAGCGCATGGCGCAAATATTGGCTATTTCTTCGTCTGATTCTGGAGCCTGATTGGCAAATTGATTGCAGGGAAAATCTAGAATCTCTAGGCCGTCTTTGTGGTATTTTTTATATAGCTTCTCTAGGCCTTCATATTGAGGGGTAAAGCCACAGTGAGTCGCGGTGTTGACTATAAGTAGTACCTTGCCGCGGTATTTAGTCATCTCTTGCATCTTGCCATCTACTTGCTTGATCTTATAGTCATATATACTCAAAATATTTAGTTCCTTGTTTACTTGTTATAGTTCTATTTTACTACACTTGGCTGTGTTTTAGATGCCTAAATACAAATGGCTTTGCTATAATAGCAGTCATATATCATGATAATTTTACTTCACTCATCTAAGACAATGAAGGCCACCAAGCTAGTAGGGCTAGAGCTATCTAAGCCGGCGCTGGCGGCTCAAGCTCAAGAGCTAGGGGTCTATTTGGCGAGCTTAAAGCTCGGAGAGATTCAGGCCGTCATGGGGGTTTCTGGCAATCTGGCTCAAGAAATCATGACCACAGCTAGTAGCTGGCCAGCTGCTCAAGACAAGGGCTCAGCCCTGCATAGCTTTCGGGGGGATGTTTTTAGTGGCTTGCAGGTGGCAAGCTTTGATAAAAAAGATCTAGCATATGCCAACCAACACCTCAAAATAATTTCTGGCCTGTATGGCCTTTTGCGGCCGCTTGATGCCGTGTCGCCTTATCGGCTAGAGATGGGCTACAAGCTGATTCGCGAGCCCTTCACCAGCTTGTATAAGTTCTGGAGTGATACGCTAGCCAAGCTACTACCAGCAGGCCAGCCAATTGTTAATTTGACTTCTCTAGAGTATGGGCGGGCCATTGTGCCTTATCTAGACAAGAGCTTAGTCATAAGCCCGCGATTTTATACATACAACGCCAAGGCTCGTCAGTACACCAGCGTAGCCGTGCATTCTAAAATAGCCCGCGGGGCCTTTGCGCACTGGCTTATAACTAAACGCATCAATAAGGTTTCAGAGCTAACTAATTTTGATGAGATCGGCTATAGGTATGAGGCCTCGCTAAGCACCCCACTGGCGCCAGCCTTTGTGTGTCGTGATTTTATGGGCAAAGGGCTGAGTGTTAGGCTGGGTTAATCTTGATTAACTCGAATAGGTACTAAGCTATCTGCGATTTTAGTACTGCAACGGTGGGCCAAGCCTAACTCAGCAATAGCCAAAATTGTATCAGCGTATTCTAATCCGCCATTAAGGCTACAGGCCCTGGTAAAATACCCTCCTCCAAGCCCGGGAGCTAGGTTTGCTTCTAAAAAGTATATCTTTCCTGCACTGTCCATCCTCAAGTCTATTCTGCCGTAATCGCGACCGCCAAGGACCCTAAACATTGTTAGCGATAAAGCAGCTATCCTCGCCCTGAGTATTGGATCAACAACTTTTACGACTCGCTCGGTGTCTTCCTTTTTGACATCGTGGCACAGTATTCTGTCGCCTTTGGCATTTTTATCGGTGAGTATCTCTATAGGCATTGCTGATGCTTCTGCACCAAACCCTAGGATAGCTACGCTGTATTCTCTTCCCTGCAGGAACGATTCAACTAAGGCTCTTGTGCCAAACACATTAAAGATAGATTCTACTTTACTGCTAAAATCATCAAAATTATGCGCTACAGAAAGCTCATCTATGCCCTTACTGCCACCCGATGATATGGGCTTAATGAAAAGAGGGTAAAGTATATCAAGATTATCGTTAGGCCCATACTCGCCAGGGATAGCTGTGAAATGGGCAGATGTTGGCAGCCCAGCATCTGCTATTGCTTGCTTGGCCAAGACCTTGTCATTATTAATATCCATCGCAGTCATGTTCGAGCCTGTGTATCTAATACCTTTTTGATCCAGAAACTCAGATAGCCAAACTACTCTTCCCTCCGGCCCGCCATCTAGGTCAAGCTTAAGCTTTGAAGCTCCCAGAAAAACTAAATCGGGCGATAGATCGGCTAGAGTGTCTAGGTCCTTAAGAGTATTAATTATGCTTATACCTACTTTAGAATATCTTTTTGTTAGAACAGCGAATACTTTATCTTGCGTAGATTTACTCATGCCTCCCGCACCAGCCCTATCGGTTCGTACTATTTGAATGTGTTTTGAAATTTTGGTCATTTTAATTACTTTAGCACTAGCCATATTAAGAAATGTTTTAATTAGATAATAATAATTATTTCTTGTCAATTATAACAGGTTAGGAGCTGGCTGGCTAGCTATATAGTGCTAGGGTGACATACAAATAATAATGTATTTGTAATAAATCGTAAAATCAGGTATAATATTGGAGTTCTTAGATACTATGCTGCTACGGCTCTAATGGATCAGGTTATTAAATAAGTTCTGGGTGCAGCTAAACAGCCGACAAGCTGGGATTCACCAGAGAGATAAGAAGGAACTATGGCAAAGAATCTATTTGTTGGTTCACTCCCATGGAGTGTAAACGACGAGCAGCTTGCTCAAATTTTTGCAGAGGCCGGTACAGTTGATTCAGCTCGTGTTATCACAGAGCGAGACAGCGGCCGATCTAAGGGTTTCGGATTTGTGGAAATGGCTTCAGACGATGAAGCTAAAAAAGCAGTCGAAATGCTAAATGGCAAAGAAATTGAAGGACGAGCTATCACCGTGAATGAAGCTCGACCACGCGAAGAAAGATAATATATCTTTCATACCACTAAACCCCGCTTAGGCGGGGTTTTTGGTTATGCTTGCGTAATAATTAGTATGGTTTTATAATACAGCGGATCATCAGATTGGTGATAGCGTTTGGATATTGGGAGTGCACATGCCTTGGAAAAACTGTGAGAAGTGTAGTGGTAGTGGTGTCTGCGGGGGGTGTGGCGGCAGAAACACTTGGGGATCTCGCTCATGCTCGACATGCGGTGGGGATGGTAAATGCAAGGATTGCAAAGGGAAGAAGGGTGCTTAATATTTATAACTTAGTCCCCAGCGAGCTTAGGCTTGCTGGGGACTCAGTCCTTTCTAGGCCCTGCTTACTAGGCTACCAATGGGTGTATCAGATAGTATCAAGCTAAAATTATCAGTCAAATGTTTTCTTATTGAGTCGGAAAGTGCAAAATTTTTATCTTTTCTGGCACTATCATAGCTGTCTATCAGCTCGAGTATTGTATCGTGGAGTGGATCGTCAAATACTAGCTGAAGCCCAAATACATCATCGACTAAGCGCATAGCTTCTCTGGCGTCTAAAGTATAAATTTTACCCTCTATAATTTTAAGGGCAGCTAGAGCCCTAGGAGTGTTTAGGTCATCCCTTAGAGCAGAGTTGAACTCTTCTAAGAACTTATCAACCGAGCCTGTTTGGTCCATTTCTGATAATTGTCCTACTCTAGCAAGCATCAAATTATCTACATACACCCTTAAGCTCTTCACCCTCTCATGGGCTGAGTTAATGTCCTCTATGTCTAGGTCCATTCTAGTTCTATAGTGAGCACTCATTACTAAGTACCGATAAGCCATAGGGTGGTTAATATCATTCATTACCATGGTATTGCCGAGTGATTTACTCATCTTGGTGGATCCTAGACTCAAATGCTCATTGTGCATATATATGTTGGCTTGCTTACCCCCACACTGGGCAAGCTCATTTTCATGATGAGGGAATTTAAGGTCTACTCCACCGGTGTGAATATCGAAGTTATTTGCTAATAACTCCCCGCTCATAGCAGAACACTCGATATGCCAGCCTGGTCTACCTGGATAAAGACTAGTACCAATCTTAAAATCCCACTGCGGCTCACCTGGCTTACTGGCCTTCCACAGCACAAAATCAGCAACTCCTATTTTCTGATCTTGATCGTCCGTAACTCTGGGTTTAGCTGTGAAGTCGAGGTTTACAAGCCTACCGTATGTCTTGCCTGTCGCCTGATAATTCTTAATGCTAAAATATACACTTCCTGAAGATATATATGCAACCCCTTGCTCTCTTAAATCTAAAATTATCTTCTGCATTGAATCTATAAAGTCGGTAGCTCTGGGTAGATGACTTATATCCCCTCTTTTTACCCCTACTTTCTCAATGTCTTCTGTAAATAAGTCCGTGTACTTGTCTGCCAGTCTCCCAAGCGCAGTCATTGGCTCATCATCTGGGTAAATTTGCTTTGATTTAGCTATCATCTTGTCGTCAATATCTGTGATATTCATTACCCACTCGACATCATGCTGCTCGACATGCCTTATAACCCTTTGGAGCAAGTCGGGTAATAAAAAGGCCCTCAGGTTGCCTACATGAACATGGTCGTAGACCGTGGGCCCACAGCTATATATGGTTACCCGATTAGAATTGATTGGCTTTAATTCTACTTTGGTATTTGTTAGTGAGTTGTATAGCTTGAGCATTATTAACTATTATATACCTTTCTTAATACTTCTGCAGTATGCCTGCAGTCTTCAAGCGCATCATGCCGCCCTCGCGTTGGCAGTCCAAAATATTCAAATGTAGCTTCACTTCTTATAATATCACCGCGTCCTTTTTTAACCATATGCATATATGCCAGGCTCCAAATATCTAAATAATGATAATCGTGCTCATATATATCCTTACCTACCGAATTCAGCATTTTAGAAAGCATGGTGTGGTCTAGCATTTCATTCCAGCTTGCTAGATATATTTCTGTTCCAAATTTGCTTAAAAATATCTCAATTACATCCTCCTCCATAGGAGCACTATTTAAAATACCCTGTGTAATTCCATGTACATCAAATGACTCCTTGGGCATATTTGAAACATCTTGCTTGATGTAGCTTAGGAAACTATCTTTTTCTTTCAGGCTTTGTTTATCTAGCAGTACTGCCCCAAGCTGGATTGGCAAGGACTTTTTGAGATCCAGTCCGGTGGTTTCGAAGTCGATTAAAAGTATGTCTTTAGAAAAGCCTCGCATCCTAAAAGGCCTGCCTATTGTCTAATGCCCTACTCAATGTCAGCTGATCGGCGTACTCTAAATCCCCACCAATCGGCAATCCATGAGCTAGCTTGCTAATTTTGCCAGTATAGCCCTGATCTATAAGCTTGCGCGATATGTAAATTGAAGTAGTCTCACCTTCAATATTAGGGTTGGTGGCAAGGATGATTTCTTCGGGCTCTACTAACGAGACTCTATCTATAAGACTTTGGATTTCCAAATCATCTGGTCCGATACCGTCAATAGGGCTTATTACGCCATGTAGTATATGATATTGGCCTCTAAATAAGCCCGTTCTCTCTAGCGCTACTATATCCATTGGGCTAGATACTACAGCTATAAGATCGGCTGTCCTGCTGGTGCTTGAGCATATAGGGCATAAATCACCCGAGGCATAATTCTTGCAGGTATGACACCTTTGGAGACCTTTCTTGAGCTCTAGCACTACCCTGCCGAATTGCTCGCTATCACCGTTGGCGAGTAAATAAAAAACCATTCGCTCGGCAGACTTTGCGCCAATCGATGGCAACTTAGAAAACTCATCTATTAGATTAGTAATATTATCTGGGAGAATCTGCATGAGTTTACTACATGCCAGGAAGATTCATGCTACCAGCAATCTCTTGCATTTTCTCTGTAGCCTCACTCATAAGGTCCTTATTTGCCTGGTTAACTGCTGCGATGATCAAAGATGACAGCCTTTCAAGGTCTTCACTGGCTTCAGGCTTAATCTCTATACTCTTAATCTCGACATTCATACTGGATTGACTAATCGCTAGGCCAGCCGTAACTGTGACATCACCTTCGCCTGCCTCTGCCACGATTTGCATTCTTTTGAGCTCTTTTTGTAATTTTAAGGCTTTCTGGGCCAATTTGGCTTTTTCCATCATCGACATAATATTTCTCCTTTTATTGAAGTTACAACAATACTATTGTATCTGATATAGCCTAGCTTCGCTATATCCAGCCGAAAAAGTACTAACCAGCTTCCAGCTAGATGGGACCTGATCGTAATAATCATGCTGCCCTGTCTTGCCTATAACCCATACTCTTCCCGACTGGATGTCATTATAAGAGTCTAAGTAGATGCCCTTATCATATATCAAGCCAGATTCACCATAGCCGTTCGGCCTACCCTGCTTTGTGTATAGAAATATATCTAAGCCAGTTCTGTTGTAATAGCTACTATCAAAATAGACATACAATTCTCCGGCGATAAGCTTGTCATCAGGCTTGAAGCTACTCTCAAGGCCACTCATTACGGTGCTCATTTGATGATTAGACTGTGAATTAACATTTCTAATTCCAACCAGCTGAGAACTCACCACAATAAATAGTAGTAGTGCTGCTAGGATTTTATTTTTGGCGTTAATCTCAGATATCGCCAGAGCCAATAGCATGCATAATCCAATGGCCGCAAACACAAAATACCGCTCATGGTAGATTGGCCTAAAGAAAGATATTGAAAGTGCAAATAGTATGGGGAAAAAGCTAAAGAGTAATATAAGCCTAGAGAAGTGGGCTTTTGTTTTGTCATTTATGGTATGAGCTACTATTACAACAAGCAAAATAACAGGAACTACCCAGTACAATACTGGCCATAAAGCACGGCCATCGGTAAATGTAGTAAACTGCCATATGGTATCGTTAAGAGTCATGGCTGACGCCCTAGATAACCAGCCAAGGCCCTGCCCCCTAGTTAGTTGGCTCAGCATATTTGGCACCCATGGCATAAAAAGTATTACTGCCGCAAGATTAGCTAGCCACCATCGCCAATTAGTTAATATGGAAATCTTTTTGCTACCTGTTTGCATGAATATAGCCACTACATAAATCCAGAAGCTAATCACTACGAGTGCGGTAAAATAATGCGTATAAAGGCCAGCCGTGATGCCAGCTACATATATGATATAACCCCTCCAATCTTTTTGATTTTGGGTTATATATATAACACCCAGCATCGCTACAAGCAGAAATACTCCTAGCACGCCATACATCCTAGCTTCCTGGCTATAGCGAATTAGAAATGGGTTGAGGGCTAAAATAAAGCCTGCCAGCGC is from Patescibacteria group bacterium and encodes:
- a CDS encoding YaaA family protein — protein: MIILLHSSKTMKATKLVGLELSKPALAAQAQELGVYLASLKLGEIQAVMGVSGNLAQEIMTTASSWPAAQDKGSALHSFRGDVFSGLQVASFDKKDLAYANQHLKIISGLYGLLRPLDAVSPYRLEMGYKLIREPFTSLYKFWSDTLAKLLPAGQPIVNLTSLEYGRAIVPYLDKSLVISPRFYTYNAKARQYTSVAVHSKIARGAFAHWLITKRINKVSELTNFDEIGYRYEASLSTPLAPAFVCRDFMGKGLSVRLG
- the recR gene encoding recombination mediator RecR, which produces MQILPDNITNLIDEFSKLPSIGAKSAERMVFYLLANGDSEQFGRVVLELKKGLQRCHTCKNYASGDLCPICSSTSRTADLIAVVSSPMDIVALERTGLFRGQYHILHGVISPIDGIGPDDLEIQSLIDRVSLVEPEEIILATNPNIEGETTSIYISRKLIDQGYTGKISKLAHGLPIGGDLEYADQLTLSRALDNRQAF
- a CDS encoding glutathione peroxidase encodes the protein MSIYDYKIKQVDGKMQEMTKYRGKVLLIVNTATHCGFTPQYEGLEKLYKKYHKDGLEILDFPCNQFANQAPESDEEIANICAMRYKTTFETFAKIDVNGKNADPLYKYLKKQKGGLLSAIKWNFTKFLIDREGNVVARFASNLEPIKMEDDIKKLL
- a CDS encoding glycosyltransferase family 39 protein; translation: MLSSKDWLGVWLGSARDVHPPLYYELLHGWGLLFGSSALALRSLSAVFGVVVVGLGYFIVLKVGKKHNVAALAGFILALNPFLIRYSQEARMYGVLGVFLLVAMLGVIYITQNQKDWRGYIIYVAGITAGLYTHYFTALVVISFWIYVVAIFMQTGSKKISILTNWRWWLANLAAVILFMPWVPNMLSQLTRGQGLGWLSRASAMTLNDTIWQFTTFTDGRALWPVLYWVVPVILLVVIVAHTINDKTKAHFSRLILLFSFFPILFALSISFFRPIYHERYFVFAAIGLCMLLALAISEINAKNKILAALLLFIVVSSQLVGIRNVNSQSNHQMSTVMSGLESSFKPDDKLIAGELYVYFDSSYYNRTGLDIFLYTKQGRPNGYGESGLIYDKGIYLDSYNDIQSGRVWVIGKTGQHDYYDQVPSSWKLVSTFSAGYSEARLYQIQ
- a CDS encoding YbaB/EbfC family nucleoid-associated protein, giving the protein MSMMEKAKLAQKALKLQKELKRMQIVAEAGEGDVTVTAGLAISQSSMNVEIKSIEIKPEASEDLERLSSLIIAAVNQANKDLMSEATEKMQEIAGSMNLPGM
- a CDS encoding D-alanine--D-alanine ligase; this translates as MTKISKHIQIVRTDRAGAGGMSKSTQDKVFAVLTKRYSKVGISIINTLKDLDTLADLSPDLVFLGASKLKLDLDGGPEGRVVWLSEFLDQKGIRYTGSNMTAMDINNDKVLAKQAIADAGLPTSAHFTAIPGEYGPNDNLDILYPLFIKPISSGGSKGIDELSVAHNFDDFSSKVESIFNVFGTRALVESFLQGREYSVAILGFGAEASAMPIEILTDKNAKGDRILCHDVKKEDTERVVKVVDPILRARIAALSLTMFRVLGGRDYGRIDLRMDSAGKIYFLEANLAPGLGGGYFTRACSLNGGLEYADTILAIAELGLAHRCSTKIADSLVPIRVNQD
- a CDS encoding RNA-binding protein, whose protein sequence is MAKNLFVGSLPWSVNDEQLAQIFAEAGTVDSARVITERDSGRSKGFGFVEMASDDEAKKAVEMLNGKEIEGRAITVNEARPREER
- a CDS encoding 3'-5' exonuclease, giving the protein MRGFSKDILLIDFETTGLDLKKSLPIQLGAVLLDKQSLKEKDSFLSYIKQDVSNMPKESFDVHGITQGILNSAPMEEDVIEIFLSKFGTEIYLASWNEMLDHTMLSKMLNSVGKDIYEHDYHYLDIWSLAYMHMVKKGRGDIIRSEATFEYFGLPTRGRHDALEDCRHTAEVLRKVYNS
- the cysS gene encoding cysteine--tRNA ligase yields the protein MLKLYNSLTNTKVELKPINSNRVTIYSCGPTVYDHVHVGNLRAFLLPDLLQRVIRHVEQHDVEWVMNITDIDDKMIAKSKQIYPDDEPMTALGRLADKYTDLFTEDIEKVGVKRGDISHLPRATDFIDSMQKIILDLREQGVAYISSGSVYFSIKNYQATGKTYGRLVNLDFTAKPRVTDDQDQKIGVADFVLWKASKPGEPQWDFKIGTSLYPGRPGWHIECSAMSGELLANNFDIHTGGVDLKFPHHENELAQCGGKQANIYMHNEHLSLGSTKMSKSLGNTMVMNDINHPMAYRYLVMSAHYRTRMDLDIEDINSAHERVKSLRVYVDNLMLARVGQLSEMDQTGSVDKFLEEFNSALRDDLNTPRALAALKIIEGKIYTLDAREAMRLVDDVFGLQLVFDDPLHDTILELIDSYDSARKDKNFALSDSIRKHLTDNFSLILSDTPIGSLVSRA